Proteins from a genomic interval of Rosa chinensis cultivar Old Blush chromosome 2, RchiOBHm-V2, whole genome shotgun sequence:
- the LOC112184870 gene encoding disease resistance RPP13-like protein 4 has product MSTSSSKDAEKCIPKLLGRLSEARTAANTDDPAVLNSFQRIQEELEIMKNMLLLPRAKQWEQTLSDQFNALERRLDKFILGSQDGESMSSVAINRVLDPIFDNVENIKLAIPLVESMPSFQHVPESWTRSSQSHQAAQKKSQVWSQLDVEYGLYESAAMSSIKLSYERLESIELKMCCLSLSIFPESSVIKKRPLIYFWIGQAFVTSTQDETAEEVGEDVFRKLMICNLIQPHLNASSTFVNNCTIHPWIHRMLMFLAHEAELFDFSSRLPLKETMKNSMGVCLTFDQPVPELPPADFDNVIPTVFNVSAQYLILKPEWLIGLKTLTVLQLGRWQNSTSHHIEVDDEAFLDGLGALKHLKYFSLRGMSTIAKLPSALLKLINLEILDLRACHNLEKLPSDISSLRKLTHLDVSECYLLDIMPKGIDKLSCLEVLEGYVIGGPKRTPCRVGDLAKLKRLKRLSIHMGNEAEVKEGELEELEKIESLCRLKLSWGVVAPKLRKKVSQQSLKLSFPPDLEKLELQGIPLGQVPEWLNPSKLKKLKKLYIRGGGLDSLNHKETEDWKVEVLRLKYLKKLEIGFQQLQQEFPHLRYLEKIDCHLSQGDTYDKDIVWSKVEGDISDRYINATNKS; this is encoded by the coding sequence ATGTCTACTTCATCATCAAAAGATGCAGAGAAATGCATTCCCAAGTTGCTGGGTCGTCTCAGCGAAGCCCGGACTGCCGCCAACACCGACGATCCGGCGGTTCTAAATAGCTTCCAGAGGATCCAAGAAGAGCTTGAAATCATGAAAAACATGCTACTGCTACCCAGAGCCAAACAGTGGGAGCAAACTCTGTCAGACCAGTTCAatgccttggaacgccgcctcgACAAGTTCATCTTGGGATCCCAGGACGGCGAGTCCATGAGCAGCGTGGCAATCAACCGCGTGCTGGATCCCATTTTCGATAACGTCGAAAACATCAAACTCGCAATCCCTTTGGTGGAGTCGATGCCATCATTTCAACACGTTCCTGAGTCATGGACACGTTCGTCTCAGAGTCATCAAGCAGCTCAGAAAAAGTCACAGGTGTGGTCTCAACTGGACGTGGAGTATGGGCTTTACGAGAGTGCAGCCATGAGTAGTATAAAGCTCAGCTATGAGCGTTTAGAGAGCATCGAACTGAAGATGTGCTGTCTATCACTGTCGATCTTTCCAGAGAGTTCTGTCATAAAGAAGAGGCCTCTAATTTACTTCTGGATTGGCCAGGCTTTCGTTACGAGCACACAAGACGAGACTGCAGAGGAGGTAGGAGAAGATGTCTTTAGAAAACTCATGATATGCAACTTGATTCAACCACATTTAAATGCGTCCAGTACTTTTGTGAATAATTGTACAATACATCCTTGGATTCATCGCatgttgatgttcttggctcATGAAGCTGAGCTTTTCGACTTTAGTTCAAGATTGCCATTGAAGGAAACTATGAAAAATAGTATGGGTGTATGCTTAACTTTTGATCAGCCAGTCCCTGAGTTACCTCCAGCTGACTTCGACAATGTAATACCGACAGTTTTCAATGTAAGTGCCCAATATCTCATATTGAAACCAGAATGGCTAATCGGGTTGAAGACACTCACGGTTCTCCAGCTGGGACGGTGGCAGAACTCGACTTCTCATCACATTGAAGTGGATGATGAAGCGTTTTTAGATGGATTAGGAGCCCTGAAGCACTTGAAGTATTTTAGCCTCCGCGGAATGTCAACAATTGCCAAGCTCCCTTCAGCTCTCCTTAAGCTCATCAACCTTGAAATTCTAGATCTGAGAGCATGCCACAACTTGGAGAAATTGCCTTCGGATATCTCATCGTTGAGGAAGCTCACACATTTGGATGTGTCAGAGTGTTACTTGCTTGACATTATGCCAAAAGGGATTGACAAACTCTCTTGCCTTGAAGTTCTGGAAGGTTATGTGATAGGAGGTCCGAAAAGAACTCCCTGCAGAGTTGGTGATCTTGCCAAGTTGAAGAGACTAAAGCGGCTCAGCATACACATGGGGAATGAGGCTGAAGTTAAGGAGGGGGAATTGGAGGAGTTGGAGAAAATTGAATCTCTTTGCCGCCTAAAATTATCATGGGGAGTGGTTGCTCCAAAGTTGAGAAAGAAGGTCTCTCAACAGTCCTTAAAACTCTCATTTCCACCAGATTTAGAAAAATTAGAACTTCAAGGCATCCCCCTAGGACAAGTACCTGAATGGTTGAACCCTAGCAAATTGAAGAAGTTAAAGAAGCTCTACATTAGGGGTGGGGGGCTTGATAGTTTGAATCATAAGGAGACTGAAGATTGGAAAGTTGAAGTCTTGCGTCTCAAGTACTTAAAGAAGCTGGAGATAGGATTTCAACAGTTGCAGCAAGAGTTTCCTCATCTGCGGTACTTGGAGAAAATCGACTGCCATCTGAGTCAAGGGGATACATATGATAAAGACATTGTTTGGAGCAAAGTGGAAGGCGATATATCAGATAGGTATATCAATGCTACGAATAAAAGCTAG